Proteins found in one Brachypodium distachyon strain Bd21 chromosome 5, Brachypodium_distachyon_v3.0, whole genome shotgun sequence genomic segment:
- the LOC100821771 gene encoding uncharacterized protein LOC100821771 produces MKPRVWSKPPLDWVKLNVDASFDADALSGTVGAVIRDHHANFAATINWKLDFVADVEAAEAHAVRVGLEFAALSGCSRIVINSDSTSVVEALSAGYQPFGAAAAIYEDCFSLLDDLVQFDISHCQPCYLTFVESIDTCGNPKMNEKYAMWHTEPGKFYGLRADMSIWGSPNQEYSQESGAAIQMYCAEGGHYRLIEAGFHIAPSLYHNRDVRFFTYWTKDTKTAGCYNMQCKGFVPARGAALVPGQAIAPQSTYGELDHYARLSINKDPKTGAWILYRHDLHAPSFLGHFPSELCPGEAAQIQALTGFVNYRKNARGPPMGSGQFPDNEDPKKSAYFKQVKAYDSKGHAWNPITTVMLPLADKPDCYRPSDFLLDFKKGYMFYYGGPSDCVG; encoded by the exons ATGAAGCCTCGGGTTTGGAGTAAACCACCGTTGGACTGGGTAAAGCTCAATGTCGATGCCTCTTTTGATGCTGACGCTCTCAGCGGTACTGTTGGAGCTGTCATCCGCGATCACCATGCTAATTTTGCAGCAACCATCAACTGGAAGCTCGACTTTGTTGCGGACGTTGAAGCAGCTGAAGCTCATGCCGTGCGTGTTGGTTTGGAGTTTGCTGCCCTTTCGGGCTGCTCGAGGATCGTTATCAACTCAGACTCCACATCTGTAGTCGAAGCTCTCTCGGCTGGATACCAACCTttcggtgctgctgctgcaatcTACGAAGACTGCTTCAGTCTCTTGGATGATCTGGTTCAATTTGACATCAGCCACTGCCAGC CTTGCTACCTTACTTTTGTTGAATCAATAGATACATGTGGTAATCCAAAGATGAATGAGAAG TATGCAATGTGGCACACAGAACCGGGAAAATTTTATGGTCTTCGAGCTGACATGAGTATATGGGGTTCACCAAATCAAGAATACTCTCAAGAATCTGGAGCAGCCATACAAATGTATTGTGCAGAAGGAGGACACTACCGCTTAATTGAAGCTGGATTTCAT ATTGCCCCCTCGTTGTACCATAATAGAGATGTTCGCTTCTTTACATACTGGACA AAGGACACAAAAACAGCGGGCTGCTACAACATGCAGTGCAAAGGATTTGTTCCAGCCAGAGGAGCTGCACTGGTGCCTGGCCAAGCCATTGCTCCTCAGTCAACATATGGCGAACTCGACCACTATGCCAGGCTTAGCATAAacaag GACCCGAAGACTGGAGCTTGGATATTGTACCGACATGATTTGCATGCCCCATCATTCTTGGGACATTTTCCTAGCGAGCTTTGCCCCGGTGAAGCGGCGCAAATACAAGCATTGACTGGATTCGTAAATTATCGAAAGAATGCTCGTGGTCCTCCAATGGGCAGCGGGCAGTTTCCTGATAATGAAGATCCTAAGAAATCTGCCTACTTCAAGCAAGTTAAGGCTTATGACTCCAAAGGTCATGCTTGGAACCCAATTACAACTGTAATGCTTCCTCTAGCTGACAAGCCGGACTGCTACAGGCCAAGTGATTTCCTTCTTGATTTTAAGAAGGGCTACATGTTTTACTATGGTGGACCAAGTGATTGTGTTGGTTGA